AGCGGGTTGAAGACCTTGACGATCAGGTCGGCGATGTCCCTGGCGAGCCCGCTGTCGGCCATCGCGATCCCGAGTCCGAACGAGGTGGCCATGAGCAGGATGACGTCGAGATCGACCGACCGTTTGGCCTCGGCGGGCGTGATCACCCCGAAGATCACGAGCGCCATGGCGACGACCAGCGAGGTCTGCAGCAGGTTCAGGAGCCCGGCGCCGGCCACGCCGATCATCGCGACCGTCAGCAGCTGGACGATCCATGCCTTCTCCTTGCGTTGCGGGACCCGGCCGAAGAGCGGGGTGACCACGAGGAAGTCCGGGTGATCCGTCCAGCGGAACCAGAACCCTGGATCCGCCACGATCACGAGCACATCTCCGGTGCGCAGCCGGACGTCTCCGAGCTTGCCCGGGATGCGTTGCCCCGACCGATGGATCGCGACGACGGCTCCGCCGTAATGGCTGCGGAAGTCCGCCTCCTTCAGCGTTCCGCCCACCAGCGGCGAGCTTTCCCCGACGACCGCCTCGAAGAACCGGCGTTCGAGGGTCTTCCCGACCGTCGAGAAGTGCCGCTCCTCGGCCGAGGTGAGCCCCGGCGTTCGCTGGAGATCGAGCACCCTGGCGACGTTGCCGGCGAACGTCAAGCGGTCGGATTCCTGGAGTACCTCGTCCGGAGCGACCGGTGCGATCGGCCGGCCGTCCCGCTCGATCTCGATCAGGAAGACGCCCTGGAGGTTGCGAAGGCCGGCTTCGGCAACCGACTTCCCGGCCAGCGGGCTCTGCGCCGCGACGACCATCTCGACCGTGAACTCGCGCATCGTTCGGAGCGACTCGTTCGGCGCGCTCCGGAGCGGCAGCAGGCGCGGTGCCAGAAGCACGATCAACGCGACCCCGATCAACGCGATCGGAAGCCCCGCCGGGGTGATCTCGAAGACGTCGAGCGGACGGAGGTTCGCGTCGCGCAACAGCCCCGAGACGACGAGGTTCGTCGAGGTTCCCACGAGCGTGATGCAGCCACCGAAGATAACCGCGTAGGAGAGCGGCATGAGATATCTCGACGCGGAGCGGCCGGTCCGTTCGCACCATGCCAGGACCCGAGGTGCCAGCATCGCGACCAGCGGCGTGTTCGCGATGAACGCCGATGCGGCCATCGACGGATAGGAGATCCGCGCGAGCTGACGTCGGTACGCCAGCGGCGAATCGTCGCCGGCGGCTTTGGACCCGAGCGCCCGTGAGGCGAGCCCGTCGAGCGCGCCGGTCACCTCCGCCGCCCCCGCCAGGATGTAGAGAGCCGCCACCGTGACGGGCGCCTCGTTGGCGAATCCCGCGAGCGCGCCTTTCTCGTCGATGACGCCGGCCACCAGGAGAGCCGTCACGGCGCCGCCCATCACCAGCGGTGGAGGGAATCGGTCGAGCGCCAGCAAGATGATCGTCGCAACCGTGACGATGAGGGTTATCCACGCGTCGACTGTCATCGGCGGGAAAGGGTA
The Actinomycetota bacterium genome window above contains:
- a CDS encoding SLC13 family permease → MTVDAWITLIVTVATIILLALDRFPPPLVMGGAVTALLVAGVIDEKGALAGFANEAPVTVAALYILAGAAEVTGALDGLASRALGSKAAGDDSPLAYRRQLARISYPSMAASAFIANTPLVAMLAPRVLAWCERTGRSASRYLMPLSYAVIFGGCITLVGTSTNLVVSGLLRDANLRPLDVFEITPAGLPIALIGVALIVLLAPRLLPLRSAPNESLRTMREFTVEMVVAAQSPLAGKSVAEAGLRNLQGVFLIEIERDGRPIAPVAPDEVLQESDRLTFAGNVARVLDLQRTPGLTSAEERHFSTVGKTLERRFFEAVVGESSPLVGGTLKEADFRSHYGGAVVAIHRSGQRIPGKLGDVRLRTGDVLVIVADPGFWFRWTDHPDFLVVTPLFGRVPQRKEKAWIVQLLTVAMIGVAGAGLLNLLQTSLVVAMALVIFGVITPAEAKRSVDLDVILLMATSFGLGIAMADSGLARDIADLIVKVFNPLGDVGILGGVLIATMLMTELLSNNAAAVLMFPIAMATAPTAGLQFRPFAIVILFGATLSFLTPIGYQANTLVWGMGGYRYRDFSRLGAPLTLATAVAVLILVPIFFPLR